From a single Seriola aureovittata isolate HTS-2021-v1 ecotype China chromosome 18, ASM2101889v1, whole genome shotgun sequence genomic region:
- the ufc1 gene encoding ubiquitin-fold modifier-conjugating enzyme 1 translates to MADEATRRAVSQIPLLKTQAGPRDRTLWPQRLKEEYQALIQFVEQNKAADNDWFRLESNADGTRWTGTCWFIHELLRYEFRLEFDIPVTYPNTAPEVAVPELDGKTAKMYRGGKICLTEHFAPLWARNAPRFGLAHLMALGLGPWLAVEIPDLISKGLVLHKERQREESAE, encoded by the coding sequence ATGGCGGACGAGGCCACGCGCAGGGCCGTGTCGCAGATACCGTTGCTGAAGACGCAGGCCGGACCGCGAGACCGCACGCTGTGGCCGCAGCGGCTGAAGGAGGAGTACCAGGCTCTGATCCAGTTCGTGGAGCAAAACAAGGCAGCTGATAACGACTGGTTCCGTCTGGAGTCCAACGCGGACGGCACGCGATGGACCGGTACTTGTTGGTTCATCCACGAGCTGCTGCGCTACGAGTTCCGGCTGGAGTTCGACATCCCGGTGACGTATCCAAACACGGCGCCAGAGGTGGCGGTCCCGGAGTTGGACGGGAAGACCGCTAAGATGTACCGCGGCGGGAAGATCTGCCTTACCGAGCACTTCGCGCCGCTTTGGGCCCGGAACGCGCCGCGCTTTGGCCTAGCGCACCTGATGGCTCTGGGACTTGGACCGTGGCTCGCCGTGGAGATCCCGGACCTGATCAGTAAGGGGCTCGTACTTCACAAGGAGCGGCAGCGCGAGGAGTCGGCGGAGTGA
- the fktn gene encoding fukutin isoform X1 gives MPRVNRTAVLLLLIASSSVFLLFQLYYYRKYVGKSGPHILSRAGHLSASDVQWQTVKKFLALAQRFRLPMFLTDIAALTLLSQDALRQRDRQVHEPHCSFLCTNRPITSFALHANLWKYDPGFLLAAEQKGFELLELRGEDPRLASLDTLSGEDIPLHLLFRLHGYIIQVVFLYERSGNYLWHGALRLKANMDRSFAPFKLLDYGHHAGAYDRPELVLTVLDGLDVQVPRNVSRFLSEQRHARFLECRYRDARNFLQLYPDDSSPAAVDFRRKVKSLLHLAARTLAHLDIPFWLSSGTCLGWFRQCSIISYSHDVDIGIFIVDFRTDILAAFRDAGLSLKHKFGKVEDSLELSFLSEDVKLDVFFFYENNDIVWNGGTQAKSGRKFKYVFPRFSLCWAELLELKVRVPCETLDYVTANYGASWSVPMRSWDWKSSPSNVQENGVWLLSEWAEVIQVY, from the exons ATGCCTCGTGTGAACCGGACAGCCGTTTTATTGCTGCTGATAGCCAGCAGCTCCGTGTTCCTGCTGTTTCAGCTGTATTACTACCGGAAGTACGTGGGCAAG TCTGGACCTCACATCCTGAGTCGAGCAGGTCACCTGAGCGCCAGTGACGTCCAATGG CAGACGGTTAAGAAGTTCCTGGCGTTAGCGCAGCGTTTTCGGCTGCCAATGTTTCTTACCGACATCGCAGCGCTAACATTGCTCTCCCAGGATGCATTGCGGCAGCGCGATCGGCAGGTGCATGAGCCACACTGCAGCTTCTTGTGCACCAACCGGCCAATCACGTCGTTCGCGCTGCATGCCAACCTGTGGAAGTACGAT CCTGGCTTCCTGTTGGCTGCTGAGCAGAAAGGCTtcgagctgctggagctgcgCGGAGAGGACCCGCGATTGGCTAGTCTGGACACCCTATCAGGAGAGGACATCCCTCTGCACCTCCTGTTCCGCCTCCATGGTTATATtatccag GTGGTGTTCCTGTACGAGCGCAGCGGGAACTACCTATGGCACGGAGCGCTACGCCTCAAAGCTAACATGGACCGAAGCTTCGCTCCATTCAAATTGCTAGACTACGGACATCACGCCGGAGCCTATGACAG GCCGGAGCTGGTCCTGACTGTCCTGGACGGCCTCGATGTTCAAGTCCCACGCAACGTTTCCCGCTTCTTGTCCGAACAGCGACATGCCCGCTTCCTGGAATGCCGATACCGTGACGCCCGCAACTTTCTCCAG CTCTACCCTGATGACTCGTCTCCGGCAGCCGTGGATTTTCGCAGGAAAGTGAAGTCGTTGCTTCATTTAGCCGCTCGAACACTTGCTCACCTCGACATTCCCTTCTGGCTCAGCAGCGGCACCTGTCTAG GCTGGTTCAGGCAGTGCAGTATTATCTCGTACAGTCATGACGTTGATATCGGGATTTTCATCGTAGACTTCAGGACAGACATCCTCGCAGCGTTCAGAGATGCCGGTCTGTCTCTCAAACACAAGTTTGGAAAG gTGGAGGACAGTCTGGAGCTGTCATTTCTGAGTGAGGATGTCAAActggacgttttttttttctacgaAAACAACGACATCGTCTGGAACGGAGGAACGCAGGCAAAGAGCGGAAGGAagttcaa ATACGTCTTCCCCCGGTTCTCGCTCTGCTGGGCGGAGCTTCTTGAGCTGAAAGTTCGCGTTCCGTGCGAAACACTTGACTACGTTACTGCGAATTATGGCGCCTCCTGGAGTGTCCCAATGAGGAGCTGGGACTGGAAGTCGTCGCCTAGCAACGTGCAGGAAAACGGGGTTTGGCTTCTGTCTGAGTGGGCGGAGGTTATCCAAGTTTACTGA
- the fktn gene encoding fukutin isoform X2, producing MPRVNRTAVLLLLIASSSVFLLFQLYYYRKYVGKSGPHILSRAGHLSASDVQWTVKKFLALAQRFRLPMFLTDIAALTLLSQDALRQRDRQVHEPHCSFLCTNRPITSFALHANLWKYDPGFLLAAEQKGFELLELRGEDPRLASLDTLSGEDIPLHLLFRLHGYIIQVVFLYERSGNYLWHGALRLKANMDRSFAPFKLLDYGHHAGAYDRPELVLTVLDGLDVQVPRNVSRFLSEQRHARFLECRYRDARNFLQLYPDDSSPAAVDFRRKVKSLLHLAARTLAHLDIPFWLSSGTCLGWFRQCSIISYSHDVDIGIFIVDFRTDILAAFRDAGLSLKHKFGKVEDSLELSFLSEDVKLDVFFFYENNDIVWNGGTQAKSGRKFKYVFPRFSLCWAELLELKVRVPCETLDYVTANYGASWSVPMRSWDWKSSPSNVQENGVWLLSEWAEVIQVY from the exons ATGCCTCGTGTGAACCGGACAGCCGTTTTATTGCTGCTGATAGCCAGCAGCTCCGTGTTCCTGCTGTTTCAGCTGTATTACTACCGGAAGTACGTGGGCAAG TCTGGACCTCACATCCTGAGTCGAGCAGGTCACCTGAGCGCCAGTGACGTCCAATGG ACGGTTAAGAAGTTCCTGGCGTTAGCGCAGCGTTTTCGGCTGCCAATGTTTCTTACCGACATCGCAGCGCTAACATTGCTCTCCCAGGATGCATTGCGGCAGCGCGATCGGCAGGTGCATGAGCCACACTGCAGCTTCTTGTGCACCAACCGGCCAATCACGTCGTTCGCGCTGCATGCCAACCTGTGGAAGTACGAT CCTGGCTTCCTGTTGGCTGCTGAGCAGAAAGGCTtcgagctgctggagctgcgCGGAGAGGACCCGCGATTGGCTAGTCTGGACACCCTATCAGGAGAGGACATCCCTCTGCACCTCCTGTTCCGCCTCCATGGTTATATtatccag GTGGTGTTCCTGTACGAGCGCAGCGGGAACTACCTATGGCACGGAGCGCTACGCCTCAAAGCTAACATGGACCGAAGCTTCGCTCCATTCAAATTGCTAGACTACGGACATCACGCCGGAGCCTATGACAG GCCGGAGCTGGTCCTGACTGTCCTGGACGGCCTCGATGTTCAAGTCCCACGCAACGTTTCCCGCTTCTTGTCCGAACAGCGACATGCCCGCTTCCTGGAATGCCGATACCGTGACGCCCGCAACTTTCTCCAG CTCTACCCTGATGACTCGTCTCCGGCAGCCGTGGATTTTCGCAGGAAAGTGAAGTCGTTGCTTCATTTAGCCGCTCGAACACTTGCTCACCTCGACATTCCCTTCTGGCTCAGCAGCGGCACCTGTCTAG GCTGGTTCAGGCAGTGCAGTATTATCTCGTACAGTCATGACGTTGATATCGGGATTTTCATCGTAGACTTCAGGACAGACATCCTCGCAGCGTTCAGAGATGCCGGTCTGTCTCTCAAACACAAGTTTGGAAAG gTGGAGGACAGTCTGGAGCTGTCATTTCTGAGTGAGGATGTCAAActggacgttttttttttctacgaAAACAACGACATCGTCTGGAACGGAGGAACGCAGGCAAAGAGCGGAAGGAagttcaa ATACGTCTTCCCCCGGTTCTCGCTCTGCTGGGCGGAGCTTCTTGAGCTGAAAGTTCGCGTTCCGTGCGAAACACTTGACTACGTTACTGCGAATTATGGCGCCTCCTGGAGTGTCCCAATGAGGAGCTGGGACTGGAAGTCGTCGCCTAGCAACGTGCAGGAAAACGGGGTTTGGCTTCTGTCTGAGTGGGCGGAGGTTATCCAAGTTTACTGA
- the ythdc1 gene encoding YTH domain-containing protein 1 isoform X1, with amino-acid sequence MAADRREDKDGELNVLEDILTEAPDQDDELYNPESERDVSDKKGTKRKSERSDSHDLKRLRPSSGHAPSRSSSTNKRAPGPPVVSSSKKSASSPRGRNATTGYRHEYYEERKGRRGAREATRSRGGEDTRRRDSQRGLESLSQKLRRDERRASPSPHEEDNQSEDEAAAEYGSEQGSGSSSPAASHVEEEEEEDQEEEEEEEEEEEGMEEEEEEEEEEEEGEKEEEEEEEEEYERRGGGEGNDYDTRSEAGDSRSASSVSFSDDGESAHSGSASEASGSEKKQEKLSSSVRAVRKGMENPTSKLRYILRDARFFLIKSNNHENVSLAKAKGVWSTLPVNEKKLNAAFRSARSVVLVFSVRESGKFQGFARLASESHHGGSPIHWVLPAGMNAKMLGGVFKIDWLCRRELPFTKTAHLSNPWNEHKPVKIGRDGQEIQPDVGAQLCALFPLDESVDVHQVARRVRHKRRTPSEPRPRGRPPQREPGRRRPEEYDLHGRKRPRADGPPDFSQRAGFIQDLRNQPVDRRFSSVRRDVFLNGSYNDYMRDYHHSVGPPAPWQTLAAYPGVEQPPPHHPPYYHHSHPPPPPHQAYHHHHHPPLPPHEAPPPRFRDKQRVPQHRAFTSSPHDYDMRVDDFLRRTQAVVSSRRERERQRERERGGPRRERERERARDRDRERERDKERGRYRR; translated from the exons ATGGCGGCCGACCGGCGCGAGGACAAAG ATGGAGAACTGAACGTGCTGGAGGATATTCTGACTGAAGCTCCAGACCAGGATGACGAGCTGTACAACCCTGAGAGTGAGCGAGACGTCAGCGACAAGAAAG GAACAAAGAGGAAGAGCGAGCGCTCTGACAGCCATGATCTTAAGAGGCTCCGCCCCTCGTCAGGCCACGCCCCCTCCAGATCGTCGTCCACCAATAAGAGAGCCCCAGGCCCGCCTGTCGTCTCCTCTTCTAAGAAGTCGGCGTCGAGCCCCCGTGGTCGAAACGCCACCACCGGCTATCGACACGAATACTACGAGGAGAGAAAGGGGCGGCGAGGGGCCCGAGAGGCAACCAGGAGCCGTGGAGGAGAGGACACACGGCGCCGTGACTCCCAGAGAGGCCTGGAGAGTCTGAGCCAG AAGTTGCGGCGTGACGAGCGGCGCGCAAGCCCCTCCCCCCATGAGGAGGACAACCAATCAGAGgatgaggcagcagcagagtaTGGCTCAGAGCAGGGGTCAGGAAGCTCCTCCCCCGCAGCTTCCcatgtagaggaggaggaagaggaagatcaggaagaggaggaagaggaagaggaagaagaggaaggcatggaggaagaggaggaggaagaggaggaagaggaggaaggagaaaaggaggaagaggaggaggaagaggaggagtacGAGCGACGTGGTGGTGGCGAGGGTAACGACTACGACACTCGGAGCGAGGCTGGTGACTCACGCTCCGCCTCCTCTGTCAGTTTCTCAGACGATGGTGAGTCGGCTCACTCGGGCTCCGCCTCCGAGGCTTcag GTtcagagaagaagcaggagaagtTGTCGTCGTCAGTCCGAGCTGTTCGCAAAGGGATGGAGA ATCCGACCAGTAAGCTGCGTTACATCCTGCGAGATGCTCGCTTCTTCCTCATCAAGAGCAACAACCATGAAAACGTTTCCCTGGCTAAAGCGAAG GGCGTGTGGTCGACGCTGCCGGTGAATGAGAAGAAGCTCAATGCCGCTTTCCGTTCAGCTCGGAGTGTTGTCCTCGTCTTCTCTGTCAGGGAGAGTGGCAAATTCCAAG GTTTTGCTCGTTTGGCTTCAGAGTCTCATCATGGTGGATCTCCGATCCACTGGGTTCTTCCTGCTGGCATGAACGCCAAGATGCTGGGCGGAGTCTTTAAGATCGACTGGCTCTgcag GAGGGAACTTCCTTTCACTAAGACGGCTCACCTGTCCAACCCCTGGAACGAACATAAGCCCGTCAAAATCGGACGTGATGGACAG GAGATCCAACCAGACGTCGGCGCTCAGCTATGTGCCCTTTTCCCATTGGACGAGAGCGTGGATGTCCACCAGGTTGCTCGTCGCGTTCGTCATAAACGCCGGACACCATCGGAGCCCCGGCCTCGAGGCCGACCGCCTCAACGCGAACCGGGAAG GCGTCGACCTGAAGAGTACGACCTCCACGGCAGGAAGCGGCCGCGAGCTGACGGTCCGCCGGACTTCAGCCAGCGAGCAG GATTCATCCAAGACCTTCGTAACCAGCCGGTGGACAG acgTTTCTCCAGCGTCAGACGAGATGTTTTCCTCAACGGG TCCTATAATGACTACATGAGGGATTATCACCACAGCGTGGGTCCTCCGGCTCCCTGGCAAACTCTG GCAGCGTACCCCGGTGTGGAGCAACCGCCACCCCATCATCCCCCCTACTACCACCACAgccacccccctccacctcctcaccaggcctaccaccaccaccaccacccccccctgCCACCACATGAGGCTCCGCCCCCTCGCTTCAGAGACAAGCAGAGAGTGCCGCAACACCGTGCCTTCACCTCCAGCCCA CATGACTACGACATGCGTGTGGATGACTTCCTGAGGCGGACACAGGCAGTGGTGAGCAGCCGGCGTGAGCGCGAGCGTCAGCGGGAGCGTGAGCGCGGTGGACCACGTcgtgagagagagcgagagcgagcaagggacagagacagggagagggagagagacaaagagagggggCGGTACCGCAGGtga
- the ythdc1 gene encoding YTH domain-containing protein 1 isoform X2 — protein sequence MAADRREDKDGELNVLEDILTEAPDQDDELYNPESERDVSDKKGTKRKSERSDSHDLKRLRPSSGHAPSRSSSTNKRAPGPPVVSSSKKSASSPRGRNATTGYRHEYYEERKGRRGAREATRSRGGEDTRRRDSQRGLESLSQKLRRDERRASPSPHEEDNQSEDEAAAEYGSEQGSGSSSPAASHVEEEEEEDQEEEEEEEEEEEGMEEEEEEEEEEEEGEKEEEEEEEEEYERRGGGEGNDYDTRSEAGDSRSASSVSFSDDGSEKKQEKLSSSVRAVRKGMENPTSKLRYILRDARFFLIKSNNHENVSLAKAKGVWSTLPVNEKKLNAAFRSARSVVLVFSVRESGKFQGFARLASESHHGGSPIHWVLPAGMNAKMLGGVFKIDWLCRRELPFTKTAHLSNPWNEHKPVKIGRDGQEIQPDVGAQLCALFPLDESVDVHQVARRVRHKRRTPSEPRPRGRPPQREPGRRRPEEYDLHGRKRPRADGPPDFSQRAGFIQDLRNQPVDRRFSSVRRDVFLNGSYNDYMRDYHHSVGPPAPWQTLAAYPGVEQPPPHHPPYYHHSHPPPPPHQAYHHHHHPPLPPHEAPPPRFRDKQRVPQHRAFTSSPHDYDMRVDDFLRRTQAVVSSRRERERQRERERGGPRRERERERARDRDRERERDKERGRYRR from the exons ATGGCGGCCGACCGGCGCGAGGACAAAG ATGGAGAACTGAACGTGCTGGAGGATATTCTGACTGAAGCTCCAGACCAGGATGACGAGCTGTACAACCCTGAGAGTGAGCGAGACGTCAGCGACAAGAAAG GAACAAAGAGGAAGAGCGAGCGCTCTGACAGCCATGATCTTAAGAGGCTCCGCCCCTCGTCAGGCCACGCCCCCTCCAGATCGTCGTCCACCAATAAGAGAGCCCCAGGCCCGCCTGTCGTCTCCTCTTCTAAGAAGTCGGCGTCGAGCCCCCGTGGTCGAAACGCCACCACCGGCTATCGACACGAATACTACGAGGAGAGAAAGGGGCGGCGAGGGGCCCGAGAGGCAACCAGGAGCCGTGGAGGAGAGGACACACGGCGCCGTGACTCCCAGAGAGGCCTGGAGAGTCTGAGCCAG AAGTTGCGGCGTGACGAGCGGCGCGCAAGCCCCTCCCCCCATGAGGAGGACAACCAATCAGAGgatgaggcagcagcagagtaTGGCTCAGAGCAGGGGTCAGGAAGCTCCTCCCCCGCAGCTTCCcatgtagaggaggaggaagaggaagatcaggaagaggaggaagaggaagaggaagaagaggaaggcatggaggaagaggaggaggaagaggaggaagaggaggaaggagaaaaggaggaagaggaggaggaagaggaggagtacGAGCGACGTGGTGGTGGCGAGGGTAACGACTACGACACTCGGAGCGAGGCTGGTGACTCACGCTCCGCCTCCTCTGTCAGTTTCTCAGACGATG GTtcagagaagaagcaggagaagtTGTCGTCGTCAGTCCGAGCTGTTCGCAAAGGGATGGAGA ATCCGACCAGTAAGCTGCGTTACATCCTGCGAGATGCTCGCTTCTTCCTCATCAAGAGCAACAACCATGAAAACGTTTCCCTGGCTAAAGCGAAG GGCGTGTGGTCGACGCTGCCGGTGAATGAGAAGAAGCTCAATGCCGCTTTCCGTTCAGCTCGGAGTGTTGTCCTCGTCTTCTCTGTCAGGGAGAGTGGCAAATTCCAAG GTTTTGCTCGTTTGGCTTCAGAGTCTCATCATGGTGGATCTCCGATCCACTGGGTTCTTCCTGCTGGCATGAACGCCAAGATGCTGGGCGGAGTCTTTAAGATCGACTGGCTCTgcag GAGGGAACTTCCTTTCACTAAGACGGCTCACCTGTCCAACCCCTGGAACGAACATAAGCCCGTCAAAATCGGACGTGATGGACAG GAGATCCAACCAGACGTCGGCGCTCAGCTATGTGCCCTTTTCCCATTGGACGAGAGCGTGGATGTCCACCAGGTTGCTCGTCGCGTTCGTCATAAACGCCGGACACCATCGGAGCCCCGGCCTCGAGGCCGACCGCCTCAACGCGAACCGGGAAG GCGTCGACCTGAAGAGTACGACCTCCACGGCAGGAAGCGGCCGCGAGCTGACGGTCCGCCGGACTTCAGCCAGCGAGCAG GATTCATCCAAGACCTTCGTAACCAGCCGGTGGACAG acgTTTCTCCAGCGTCAGACGAGATGTTTTCCTCAACGGG TCCTATAATGACTACATGAGGGATTATCACCACAGCGTGGGTCCTCCGGCTCCCTGGCAAACTCTG GCAGCGTACCCCGGTGTGGAGCAACCGCCACCCCATCATCCCCCCTACTACCACCACAgccacccccctccacctcctcaccaggcctaccaccaccaccaccacccccccctgCCACCACATGAGGCTCCGCCCCCTCGCTTCAGAGACAAGCAGAGAGTGCCGCAACACCGTGCCTTCACCTCCAGCCCA CATGACTACGACATGCGTGTGGATGACTTCCTGAGGCGGACACAGGCAGTGGTGAGCAGCCGGCGTGAGCGCGAGCGTCAGCGGGAGCGTGAGCGCGGTGGACCACGTcgtgagagagagcgagagcgagcaagggacagagacagggagagggagagagacaaagagagggggCGGTACCGCAGGtga
- the fktn gene encoding fukutin isoform X3 translates to MPRVNRTAVLLLLIASSSVFLLFQLYYYRKYVGKSGPHILSRAGHLSASDVQWQTVKKFLALAQRFRLPMFLTDIAALTLLSQDALRQRDRQVHEPHCSFLCTNRPITSFALHANLWKYDPGFLLAAEQKGFELLELRGEDPRLASLDTLSGEDIPLHLLFRLHGYIIQVVFLYERSGNYLWHGALRLKANMDRSFAPFKLLDYGHHAGAYDRPELVLTVLDGLDVQVPRNVSRFLSEQRHARFLECRYRDARNFLQLYPDDSSPAAVDFRRKVKSLLHLAARTLAHLDIPFWLSSGTCLGWFRQCSIISYSHDVDIGIFIVDFRTDILAAFRDAGLSLKHKFGKVEDSLELSFLSEDVKLDVFFFYENNDIVWNGGTQAKSGRKFK, encoded by the exons ATGCCTCGTGTGAACCGGACAGCCGTTTTATTGCTGCTGATAGCCAGCAGCTCCGTGTTCCTGCTGTTTCAGCTGTATTACTACCGGAAGTACGTGGGCAAG TCTGGACCTCACATCCTGAGTCGAGCAGGTCACCTGAGCGCCAGTGACGTCCAATGG CAGACGGTTAAGAAGTTCCTGGCGTTAGCGCAGCGTTTTCGGCTGCCAATGTTTCTTACCGACATCGCAGCGCTAACATTGCTCTCCCAGGATGCATTGCGGCAGCGCGATCGGCAGGTGCATGAGCCACACTGCAGCTTCTTGTGCACCAACCGGCCAATCACGTCGTTCGCGCTGCATGCCAACCTGTGGAAGTACGAT CCTGGCTTCCTGTTGGCTGCTGAGCAGAAAGGCTtcgagctgctggagctgcgCGGAGAGGACCCGCGATTGGCTAGTCTGGACACCCTATCAGGAGAGGACATCCCTCTGCACCTCCTGTTCCGCCTCCATGGTTATATtatccag GTGGTGTTCCTGTACGAGCGCAGCGGGAACTACCTATGGCACGGAGCGCTACGCCTCAAAGCTAACATGGACCGAAGCTTCGCTCCATTCAAATTGCTAGACTACGGACATCACGCCGGAGCCTATGACAG GCCGGAGCTGGTCCTGACTGTCCTGGACGGCCTCGATGTTCAAGTCCCACGCAACGTTTCCCGCTTCTTGTCCGAACAGCGACATGCCCGCTTCCTGGAATGCCGATACCGTGACGCCCGCAACTTTCTCCAG CTCTACCCTGATGACTCGTCTCCGGCAGCCGTGGATTTTCGCAGGAAAGTGAAGTCGTTGCTTCATTTAGCCGCTCGAACACTTGCTCACCTCGACATTCCCTTCTGGCTCAGCAGCGGCACCTGTCTAG GCTGGTTCAGGCAGTGCAGTATTATCTCGTACAGTCATGACGTTGATATCGGGATTTTCATCGTAGACTTCAGGACAGACATCCTCGCAGCGTTCAGAGATGCCGGTCTGTCTCTCAAACACAAGTTTGGAAAG gTGGAGGACAGTCTGGAGCTGTCATTTCTGAGTGAGGATGTCAAActggacgttttttttttctacgaAAACAACGACATCGTCTGGAACGGAGGAACGCAGGCAAAGAGCGGAAGGAagttcaagtaa